In Deinococcus irradiatisoli, the genomic stretch GCTCTCGCAAAACGGCTACTACGCCCGGCTGCACCGCTTGCAGTACGCCCAGGGCGACGCGGCCGACTGAGAGACGGCTTCAACGAAGCGGCGGACGTGGGTATTCCACGTCCGCCGCTGCTTATGAATGGGATGCTCTTAGAGCTTGCTGATCTCGCGCTTGACCGCGAAGCGGACGCGGCCCAGGTTGCCGACCTCGTCGAAACCCACCACCAGCACGTTGCTCTGCTGCGGGGTGAGCAGCACCGGGCCGCCGGAGAGGTCCATCATCAGGTCTTGCAGGCCCTGCCCGCCCACCGTGACGCTGAGGCTCTCGGCCACCGCCTTGGCAGCCTGCACCAGGGCCGGGTCCGGCGGGGCGCTGCCGGCGCTGCCGATCACCTGGTTGTCGGGGCCGATCAGGGCCGCGAAGCGCACGCCGCGCGTATCGAGCAGGCGGGTCAGCGCCGGGCTGCTGGCCTCAGCGGGCATTGCCAGCTCCCGGCAGACTCAGCTGCAGCGCCAGACGCGCCAGCGCCTGCTGCGCGCCGCGGGTGTCGATGCCGCGTGTGAGCGCCGCCGCCGCCGTGTACGGCCCTGAGGCCACCGCCACGATCTCCAGCGTCTCGGCCGTGACCGCCACGCGCGAAACCTGCCCCAGACCGTTTGGGCGCGCGGCCCGCTCGAACACCGCCCGCAGCGCGGTGAGCTCGGCGGCCAGCAGCTCGGTGTAGTGGCCGTAGCTCTCCAAGCTCAGGCCGTCGGGACCGCTGAGCACGGCGCCCTCGACGCCCGGCAGGCCGATGATTTCCGCCAGATGGGTGCTCACAGGTAGGCCTCCAGCTCTTTGAGGGTCTGGCGGCCGTACATGCGGGCCTGGCCCAGGTTGCCGTAGCCGTCGAGAATCAGCAGCAAGAAGAATTCCTGAATCGGCAGCACGTAGGCGCTGAGGGTCTCGCCGCGCAAAAACCACTCGCTCGGCGTGCCGCCGGAGAGGGTCTGCTCGTAGGCCTGTTTGGCGGCGCGCAAAAGCCCGGCGTGCTCGGCGATCAGCAAGGTGAGGTCGACATCGGCCTCGCTGTGTCCATCGACCAGCAGGCCGTCCAGACCGCCCAGGGCAGCGGCCCAGGCTCCGTCGACATCGGTGACCAGTTGTTTAAGAGCGGCAAGCATCGCCTAGCATCATACGCCCCTGAGCATCACGTGAAAATCACGGCGCTTCCTGGGATTCATTTGGTGATGCGCTGGCGTCCGCTCAGCGCCCGGCCCAGCGTGACCTCGTCGGCGTATTCCAGCGCTCCGCCGACCGGCAGACCGTAGGCGATGCGAGACACCGTCGCGCCCAGCGGCTCGATCAGGCGCTGCAAATACATGGCGGTGGCCTCGCCCTCGACGGTGGTGCCGGTGGCGAGAATGACTTCCATGCCGGGGGTCAGGCGCGGCAGCAGCGCCTTGAGGTGCAGCTTGTCGGGCCCCACGCCGTTCATCGGGCTGATGACGCCGTGCAACACGTGATACAGGCCGCTGTACTCGCCGCTCTTTTCGATGGCGATCACGTCGCCGGGCTCCTCGACCACGCAGATCAGGTTCTGCTGGCGTGAAGGGTCGGCGCACACGTCGCACAGCTCGGCGTCGGTGATGTTGAAACACACCGGGCAGGTGTGCAGTTCGCGCTTGGCGTCGAGCAGCACGCCCGCGAGGCGCTCGATGTCCTCACGTGGCTGCTCGAAGAGGTAGAAGGCCAGGCGCTGGGCACTCTTGGGGCCGATGCCCGGCAGGCGCGAGAGTTCGCGGATCAGGGCCACCAGACTGGGAGGGTATTTCAGAACATGCCGCCCGGCAACCCCAGCGCCTGGGTCGCCTGCCGCTGCAATTCGTCGGCCTTGGCCGAGGCGTCCTGAATCGCCACCAGAATCAGGTCCTCCAGCGCCTCCACGTCGTCCGGGTCCACCGCCTCGGGCTTGATCTTGAGGGTCTGGATCTTGCCGTGGCCGTTGGCCGTCACGCTGACCAGCCCGCTGGCGCTGCCTTCCACCGTCT encodes the following:
- a CDS encoding roadblock/LC7 domain-containing protein, encoding MPAEASSPALTRLLDTRGVRFAALIGPDNQVIGSAGSAPPDPALVQAAKAVAESLSVTVGGQGLQDLMMDLSGGPVLLTPQQSNVLVVGFDEVGNLGRVRFAVKREISKL
- a CDS encoding roadblock/LC7 domain-containing protein, with protein sequence MSTHLAEIIGLPGVEGAVLSGPDGLSLESYGHYTELLAAELTALRAVFERAARPNGLGQVSRVAVTAETLEIVAVASGPYTAAAALTRGIDTRGAQQALARLALQLSLPGAGNAR
- the recR gene encoding recombination mediator RecR encodes the protein MKYPPSLVALIRELSRLPGIGPKSAQRLAFYLFEQPREDIERLAGVLLDAKRELHTCPVCFNITDAELCDVCADPSRQQNLICVVEEPGDVIAIEKSGEYSGLYHVLHGVISPMNGVGPDKLHLKALLPRLTPGMEVILATGTTVEGEATAMYLQRLIEPLGATVSRIAYGLPVGGALEYADEVTLGRALSGRQRITK
- a CDS encoding YbaB/EbfC family nucleoid-associated protein, which produces MDMRKLMKQMQQAQTAASKIQEQLAAQTVEGSASGLVSVTANGHGKIQTLKIKPEAVDPDDVEALEDLILVAIQDASAKADELQRQATQALGLPGGMF
- a CDS encoding roadblock/LC7 domain-containing protein, whose product is MLAALKQLVTDVDGAWAAALGGLDGLLVDGHSEADVDLTLLIAEHAGLLRAAKQAYEQTLSGGTPSEWFLRGETLSAYVLPIQEFFLLLILDGYGNLGQARMYGRQTLKELEAYL